The Sesamum indicum cultivar Zhongzhi No. 13 linkage group LG6, S_indicum_v1.0, whole genome shotgun sequence genomic interval CCTACATGGAGAGTTGCGCGCCTGGTATTTAATATCGACACGTCACACTATGCCTAATAACCTAGAGAAAATTCTTTgtagattgaaaaattatatctaatattttttatatttatttttatttaataaataaattgtcaattaaatttttataaataccttttgagttaaataaaatgctcaaatgaaacaaacaattgaaaaattaattataaaaataaatatttaaagccGCAACCTTTTGATTATGAATGATCAGTTATACCATTTTAGCAACGATCCATTAGCATTGGCATtatattgttaaatatattagtgaattaggaaaaaaaatatttattaattaaattctaaaatattaattaagtgtgttaaatgtaatttggtTAAATGGACTACTTACTTTACATGGAATTAAAACTTGAGGAAAAACTGAAATCTAAACATAGAATTATTACCTTAAACTTCCAACAACTATTTGTTGAGGTTATCAACAAGTTCAGATGTTGCTATTTCCGACAGTTAGGTTACCTTTCATTCATAAATCGTTTAATCTATCCATGTTGCTTTTGTTCCACGCTTTATTTGAAAGCAACAATCTTCAACCAcgcttttcctttttttttttgccccCCTCCCTTTTACTTGACTACTAAATCAAGCTGTAGGTAGGGGATGACAATCGGGCACAGCAACTCGGGCCCCGACCTAGACCCGTTCTGAATAGGTTGGATTTGGTATGTTTTTTAGCAAGTTTGTGGGCCTAATTTATTGCCCTCGGTCAGGTTCGAGGCGGGTTATGGATTTTGTATTGGACCCGTttcgattaaattttttaaatatttttattatttatttagctatttgtaatatattattaatagaaaattatggtattattcttaaataattttgcatataCTCAACTCTATgtaaaaatgcaaataaaaacttacttgaatgtattatttgtattatataattcatttcaaataaaaaaatatatcaatttaaattgatactacttattgaaatttaaaaaaacatgaatGTATTGTTTATACTAACGAGGCAGGGTGTGGCAATTCGGGACTGTGTGGTGTGGCGGGGTGGGTCCAAGGTATTGATAGTGCGGGGCGGGTCTCGAATCCAAACAAATCCGCTCCAAACCCACTCCATTGCCATCACTAGTTGCAGGAGTGTGTAAATACCAACATTAATGTACTAAAGCTCATTATAAATCTAAACTTAAATCTATTTGAGCAAAGATAAtaccataaaatttttaaatttgtcccttatttaatatttatgtgtatatttttgtacttacagaaaaataaatataatatatatatatatatgtaaggaTTGAGATTACCATGAATATATCAGTGAAATTTACACTAAATGATGTGACAtccaaaataagaaatatatctGAGATGGAATTGTGGAAAAATATGTCATAGATAATCAATGGATGATTTCCTTAATCCCATTTcccttttttaagaaaaatagaaagaattcGGACAACCAAACGCGGCATTATCAGGTTACAGCGTAACTGTAGTGTCCTAACATCCAACAAAAATAGGTACACCTTcgagaaagaaaatgaaaaattgagggCGGAAAGGAGAAAGACGAAAAAGGATGAGTGGGGTGACAGCAGCATCCCTGCAGTCCTGCTCAGTAAGTACGGCACCTCGTACTCCATCATCAAGAATCCTCCGACATCGTTCTGCTGTCGACCCAACTGCCTCAATTCACCACCGCCGGCCCTTGTTTTCCTCCAACCTCAGGCTTGGGTTGCATCAATTTCCAAGAATCAATTTGAGTTGCAGCTGTTCTGGTGATTCGGGTACcaccctttttccttttctttcgtGGGTTGCTGTTGTTCCTGTTTTCGGGTCTACCTGTCTCCCTTGGTTTCCTTTTCTTATGACAGCTGATGAGTTTGTCTAGCATTTGAATATACTTTGTTTCGTGTTTGCGGCCGAGGAATTGAGGTTCTTATAAGGGATTTTGCATCAATTCATGTACTCCATGAACCTGTCATATTGTTTTCAGAGTAAAACTTTGAAGTGagtaaattgtaaattattgCAATAAAATTGGTGTAATTCAGACACAGTGCAGTGTGGGCAAATGTATGACTCTGGAAAGAACTCTTTGTTCCTAAGACGAACTTGCCCTGCACTGgtgttaattaataaatcatcgGCTATTTGTCTTTCAAGATACAAGGACTATATCCTGAAATAATGGAAGGTCTTGAGATCACACgggtttatttataattgtgattATTCATTCATTATTAGATTATCCGAAGAGAGTTTATAATGACCTAAAAaggcaaaagaaaattcattttgtaGGTGACAATGAGAGCAAAGCAATTCTAGATGCATTTTTCTTGGGGAAAGCTGTGGCAGAAGCAGTTAACGAGCGCATAGAGTCTGCTGTGGGCGAGTTTCTGAGCACAATTGGCAGATTGCAGGCAGAGCAGCAAAAGCAAGTGCAAGAATTTCAGGTACGCACGAGAAAACGGTTCTATTTGACTAGAAATTTTAAGTCTTGTTACAAGCATTGTCTGCAGGATAATTCATTTGCCCGTAGATTGTTGTTCGATTGATTTTGTTAGGTTCATGTGTTGGTATCCATGTTTAGTCAAGAAGATTGGTATTGTTTATATTCTGCATATCGTTGCAAGTTGGAGAGGTTACGTCTATAGGATTTGAGTTGATTTAAAAGACGTCTAGGTTTCGTTGGATGAACTGTTGGTGGGCATGAGCCCATCTTATCTTCAGATCAGTCAGTAAACTGATGCCGTATCATATGCTACTTCACCTTTCCtttgaaagtgtaaatttaacTGCAAAGTAGCATATGTTTGTGACAATTTATCTTTGCTGCAAGATGTGCAGTCTGgaaatttttgttcttgtttatTGTCTGTGGTAGTAAAAATGACATATATCACAAAGAACGGTGCATATGCAGGAGGACGTGCTGGAGAAAGCTAGACGAGCCAAGGAGCAAGCTGCACGTGAGGCTATGGAAGCGCGAGGACTCATTCCAAAGTCTAGTGCAGTGGAGATATCAACGGTGAATGGTGTTGCCTCAGCTGCGGCCTCTACCCCGGGTTCTGTAGACTCTGTGGACTCGTCCTTGGAATCGAAGCCTCCCAGTGAAGAACCCCCAAAAGAGGAGTGATTCTTAGTGATACTGTTGTTGTATTGTTACattctctatttatatttcattgtCCAAGAAATAAGTTTTATGTGTACCTGTTTTGGCAGTAATCGGGTTATCATGATATGGTTTGATGGCATTTGAAAGAATTGCAAACTCTCATGGTAAAGTTGAAATATTTGCAAGGAGCAAGTGCGACGAGGAATTAAGGTGTTTGTGTGTTTATAAACTGtttcaaacatatatttgaaatttattttgtgatatcCTTGTATAATATACTTGTCCGAACCAcataacattttatatttttttcctgaaaTATTAAGGAATTTCTGACTTATTCTAAGACACTAATATCTTCTCTAAATTTTAttcctattaattaaaaaattattgttgataaaatctttattcaaacattttcaaaatttagctacaAAATAACATCTAATGCTTTATAACTTCTAAAAATGTTGTAATAGATTTAACATTATTTTAACTAATCCGAATACCCAAGTTCTACAATCACAACTGTGTATGATAAAAGGGCTTCTTTCACTTGCTTTGCTTTCAAGAACAAGATCATACAAAAATTCAGCTGTAGCTTCCCACttagaaataaagagaaatgtTAAATTCTGACAGAAAATCTCTAATcccattataattttggcATAGTCATCACTGGCTCCCTGCATAGTGTTTGTTGCAATTCTGCTTGCTCTTTTACTCATTATCCACTTCAACTCCAGAAGGCAACTCAAATCTATTTTTACTACTTTCACCTGCCACATCATTTTCGCCATCACTGGTATCCATAGCAGAATCCCTTTTGACATAATCAACCTTAAAGTCATAGTCATCGTTTGAATCGTGTTCCATTGCAGCTGGTTGATTTTCCTTTCTCAGCCTCTTCTTGGCTGCTTTTCTCAACTTGGTGTTTAGCATGCCTTCCTCAGCATATAGCTTTTCATTTTGCTTTCGGGTGCTACTGCTAAATTTCTCCTCTTCCGAGGCAACATCTTCTTCATTGGATTCCATGGGCTGGTCGTCACTCTTGCCCTCATTTAGAGCTTGCGGTTGTCCATCACCCTGCATgtgaaattgataaataaaaacgATAACATAACATCCAAAAATAGTAAATCACTAATCATGGAATTCTCTTGATGAATAGAACTTAACTTCAGATCAAGCTACCAAAGACGTTGAGTAATGACTCTAATGACCCAGACTAAGATAAAGAAGAAATCCTTGGAACCGAACAAGCCAGTTTCTAACTGAGGTAAGAGCTTAATATGTGTATGTTACAATTGATGCCAGATTGCAATCTCAAATGAAGAGTAGAGCAATCACAAACCTCAAGCATCGtcatgtcaaaatttaaaggAGTATTTGACGGTACTTCAACAGGATTGAAATCATTGACAGATTTCAAACTGCCAATAAATGAAGATTCGCCTCCATAAACTTCATTCACATCGAACTCCTTCCCGAGTTCAGTCACAATCTTTGCCTCAGAAGGCTCCTCAGTGTTCCTAGTCGGAGGCATGGTATAATATGGGATTTTACCTGCAAGTGGAGAAAGCAGAAACAAATGTTAATGTTTGTGTCCGTGTTGATTGTAGTGCCTGCCTCATCTGTTGGCATTCACAATCACATAAATTAAGCAGGAAACGAAATATTGCATATAGGTAGTTGTAAAATCTTTACTCGGTTCTGCCACTTTCTCGCACACACTAAGacataaattgatatttatcaatttcaaaTGGTTCTGGAACAATGACACAAGGTGACAGATTCTGATGTTCACTAAAATTTATCTTTGAACTACACCACATGAGATCCCCTTTAAAGCCACAAGATTCCCCTTTATAATCACCATGTATGTCCTAAATATAATAGTTCTCCTATTGCTACTACCTCTGCCCATAGACttctcattcatttttattttaaataggaAGAAAACTTTTTACGAGAAGAAAAGGACATATCTCACTCCAATCAAAACCACAGAACAATtctataattcaattaatccTCAAGTCACACAAAAGGTTCCTCGATTCTCAGATTAATAGGGAGTTATACACTTATAGGAAGACTGAGGTTCAGGCGTGGCTTCACAAGACATGAGAAGGCAGTCTATTGCACTTTCTGGCGGTTGTCATATTCATATGTCaactttgtattttcatcCAGTTGCAAATAAAATTTCGACATTGAGAAGATGACTGAACCAGATGCAGGAggatatgcatttttttttctcctttcccTTTTTTGCCTCTGTACAATGTTTAAGCTTGTTTTCCAcccataaaagaaattatccCTGATTCATAGAAGCATGATCTCCAGAAGTTACTATTACAAATTCTTACCACAGAAGTAGAATTTCTTCTAGATAAAGATCAATTCATGTGAATATACATATGGTCACTTGTATCCTTTTTAGATGAGGAGTCCAGGTGCAGCCACAAGATTTTCAATGTTCATTTCAAAGATGGGAAATCTAATTAATACCTTCATTCCAGTCATGCAAAACAATTCTGGCAGCAGCATCAACATCAACGATACCACCCTTTTTGAGCTTTCCTCTAACTGTAGCAACCTTAATAAGGAAGTCATCAACAGAATCAAAACTTGGTATCTTGTATAAGGTTACCAATACTCTGTCTGGACAAAGCTTGAGAATTTCCTTAACTGCACAGTTAACATAACAGGTATTAACATTAATCCAAGCAATGGCCAAGTGAACGAGTAGTGAAGATGAAGACTCACCAGGGCCAACTGGatcatctaatttttcaattctcTTACAATTACGGAGAGCAACAGATGCGTCACTTTCTGCAGATTTAAGCAACACAACACCAGGACAGTCCAATAATTTAACACTTTTATCAAGCTGGACTTCTTGCATTGATCTTGTCAGCCCAGGAGTAGAACCAACATTGACGACATGAGACCTTTTCAAGCTATTAATTAGACTACTTTTACCAACATTAGGCAGGCCAATAATACCCACAGTGATAGATTTCTTGATCTGCATTAAAACTCACAATcagcacaaaaaatatatataataaaag includes:
- the LOC105163510 gene encoding uncharacterized protein At4g13200, chloroplastic, with the protein product MSGVTAASLQSCSVSTAPRTPSSRILRHRSAVDPTASIHHRRPLFSSNLRLGLHQFPRINLSCSCSGDSGDNESKAILDAFFLGKAVAEAVNERIESAVGEFLSTIGRLQAEQQKQVQEFQEDVLEKARRAKEQAAREAMEARGLIPKSSAVEISTVNGVASAAASTPGSVDSVDSSLESKPPSEEPPKEE
- the LOC105163511 gene encoding guanine nucleotide-binding protein-like NSN1 yields the protein MVKRSKKSKSKRVPLRKKYKIIRKVKEHHKKKAKEAKKLGLDKKPKVEKDPGIPNDWPFKEQELKALEARRQRAIQELEEKKAARKERAQKRKLGLLDDEEMKEQSPAGEERMTEDSTPTTRSRDHSERAFYKELVKVVEASDVILEVLDARDPLGTRCVDMEKMVMKSGADKHLVLLLNKIDLVPREAVEKWLKYLREELPTIAFKCSTQEQRSNLGWKSGSKAGKTAKAGKGNNLLQTSDCLGAETLIKLLKNYSRSHEIKKSITVGIIGLPNVGKSSLINSLKRSHVVNVGSTPGLTRSMQEVQLDKSVKLLDCPGVVLLKSAESDASVALRNCKRIEKLDDPVGPVKEILKLCPDRVLVTLYKIPSFDSVDDFLIKVATVRGKLKKGGIVDVDAAARIVLHDWNEGKIPYYTMPPTRNTEEPSEAKIVTELGKEFDVNEVYGGESSFIGSLKSVNDFNPVEVPSNTPLNFDMTMLEGDGQPQALNEGKSDDQPMESNEEDVASEEEKFSSSTRKQNEKLYAEEGMLNTKLRKAAKKRLRKENQPAAMEHDSNDDYDFKVDYVKRDSAMDTSDGENDVAGESSKNRFELPSGVEVDNE